From the genome of Candidatus Flexicrinis proximus:
AGGAGTTATATCAGAGGTGGGAAGACTGGTCGGCACTTCTTCGCCGCTTGAACGGGTCCCCCAATATCAATAAGCGCCGCGCAAGCCTCGTACTGTTGATCAGGACGGTGCGCGAATCGGATGATCCGCGCGGAATCGGCCTTGTGCTTGAATTGACCGAGCCGCTGAAGCACGAACGCGACAAACTGATCACCAAAGCGATCAGCTGGGTACTGCGTGAAGGCGCCAAACGCCACAGCGAGGCCGTCTCTGGGTATGTTGACACACATGCACGGGAGCTGGCGGCACATATCGTCCGCGAAGTCCGCGTGAAACTTGAGACGGGGAAGAAGAAGTCGTAGGGCTGCGGGCAGTCTGTCGGCGTGAGCGCGTGCTATGGCTTGATTGCGACGAACTGTGCAACCGGCCCGCCTTCCGTGTTCAGAAGAATGCGCCAACCGTCGAAAGCACTCGCGAGTTCATTGCCCAGCAAACAGAAGTCGGGATTGAAGTCCGGTTTTTCGTCCAGGTACTGCAGCGTATAAGTTTCGTAGATAATCCTGCCGCCCTGCTTGATCGACTCGGCGATCTCACCGAGAAGCCGGCGGTTCAGGAAGCGGAAGATACAGACGACGTCATATGCGGCGGGTTCGAGCGGGGTCGTATCCAGGTCCATCGACAGCAGATTGACTTTCCGGATTCCCCGGGCTGCCATTTCCTGCTGTGCCTGATCCAGCGCGACACGGCTGATGTCAATGATATCGACGGTGTAACCCTGTGTGGCAAGCCAGAGCCCGTTCTGCCCGCGACCGCCAGCCAGATCAAGCGCACGATTTGCGCCTTCGCGCGGGGCAGGGGTGTAGTCGAGCAGCAGCATATCCGGACGCGGGTACGGAGTATCGGCCTTCGACTTATAAGTTTGATTCCACTTCGCCCGATCACGCGCGGACATGCTTACGCTTTCCAGCCAAAGAACAATGGCTCGTAATCCAGGGCATTCGCCACCGCATCACGCGCATCCGCATCGCCGGGATACAGCGTGGCAGATGGATTCCGCGCGAGCCGTTTGGCGGTACGGTACGCTGTAGAAAGCGTGGCGTAGTCGATCATGGCCTGGCTGTCGAGGCCGAGGAACGCCAGAAGACTTCGCATCCAGCCGCCTGCTCCGCTCCCCCACTCGACCGTTTGCAAAGCGGCCTGAGCCCCTGCGCGGTCGTTCTTTCCAATCGCGCCGGTCATGGTGTTCATCAGGCGTTCAACCTGGCGGCTGGGCAGCCCGCCAGACATCGCGCGGATATTGGACGGCAGCGCGCCGCTTGAAATGCCACCGACGCCGGTTGCCCCGGACTTGGGCGTGTTAAGATGTTCGACAAACGTGGAGATATCGGTGACATACGGCGCCAGCGCGGTGGCTGGATCGATCGTTTCGCCGCTGCGGTAGACCGCGGCCTCCGGCACCAGATCGCTGCTGATCGCGACGTGCAGCAGTACGGTGTTTGCTGAGGCGCTCTGAATAACAGAATCGAGAATACAGTCTGGCGCAGGAACGAGCCGCAGCCATGCGCCCGTCTGGGGGGCGATGAACAGCTTTGCCGCCCGCGGGAAAGATATCCCTGGCATCAGGCCGAATGGATCGTATTGTGTCGCGCCTGAGGCCGTCAGAGAGGACACGATAGCGGCTGAAAGCGCCTCGCGTCCTCCCTCAAAAAGCGTATACAGACTGCTCCACTGCGGTTGAATCATCGCACCGGTACGACGTTTATATCGCCCTGGATTATGTCGGTAAATGGAGAGTACACCCAGCCTATCGTGCCTTTCCATGCCACCTGATACCAGAAGCCATCACCGGTACGGCCGACAACCGGAAGGAACGAACCCCAGGTCACGCGACCGATCTGTGTTCCGGCGACTGAAGGGATATCGCGCAAGACCAGCGTGGCGGTCGATTGTGCGACAACACCGGTATCGGCATAGCCACCCGGGACACCTAACGTCCCGAACGGACTGGTGATCGGTGGGGTGAACTCGTTGCCGTTGATATACAGATAGTAGCCGTATGCCCATGCCTGATAACCGCCAAGCTGCAGCAGGAACCATCGCGCATCGGCATCGCGACCCAGCACAGCGTAGGTTTCGCCGCGCAGGATCTGTCCCAGTTTGCGGCCGCCCGTACTCGGCGCGTCGCGGGTATTCAGAATGGATGCCTTAATGACAGTAGCGGTGATCGCACCCGGCGGGATGGCTGGCAGGGGCGTGCGGCTGGCCGTGAGCGTCGTGGTCGGGGTAAAGAACACGCCGGGGTTGGTCGGATTTCCGGTGACGAGCTGATAGTAGAAGATGATGCTGGCGTTACCCGTACGTGCGATGTATTCAACGACGATCGTCGCTGTACCAGCCGAAAGCGCCAGCGTCCCGCTTACCGGGCCGGAACCGCTTAGATCCTGGTTCAAGAAGTTGATCAGCACGACGCCATTGACCGTAACGCGTACATCGTCTTCACGCACTACCGTGAACTGATAGTTCCCGGAAGCGGGAATTTGCTGGGTGCCTGTCCAGCGCACGGAGAAATTGTCAACCGGGAACGCGGGTGCCGCGGCATTGGTCGGGCCGGCGCCCCCGTAGTTGTAGTTGATCTGTGCGTCGACCTGCGTAAATGCGACCGGGGGCGTGAATGTCGGGTTGTTGAAGTATTCGCCCGTCCAGTTTGAACCATAGAATGCCTGCGCCTGTACGGGCTGCGTTGCCACTAGGCCAAACGCCCCGAAGGCTGCAAGGGTCAGTGCAAATAAGACGAGTCGTTTAAGCATGACGACTCCCTCCATCCCTGATCTGAGAATTCCAAGGTTATTATATCGTTAACCCGCGTGGCGCGCATACAATGGCTTGCCAATCGGGACTATGGTAGGGGAATCGTCACGTCGAAGTCCAGGATGGTGTCCGTTTCACCTGGTCGCTCCAGCGTGATTCTGATCTGCCACTCTCCGGGAATACTCAGGTTTTCGCCCATTGCGATGTAATTGCCGCTGCCATCCGGCTCCACGACGAGTTCGCTCGTGCCCAGATCCTGATGCGTGAATTGGAGCCAGACCCGGGTCGCATCAACGATAGGTTCAGTCTCCGGTAGGCTGTAGGGGCTGACGATAAACTCGTTTTCACCTGCAATTCCCGGATAAATCTCGAAATGCAGCATCACCGGGTCCTGAATTTCCATTCCGAAAAACGGGACGCCTTCCCCGGCCGTGATCAGCCTTTCGGTTTGGGTGCGCAGGGTCAGGACATCCCTCGAAGGGACGGTCGAGGCCATAACTGCCGACATCAGCATCAGTACCGCGCCGAGCATCATTTCCGCGCTGACCGAGATTCGCAGCACTGGAATCCACGCTTCAACTCCGCGTCTCAAGCGCCTTTCAACGACCAGCAGGTTGAAAGCCGCAAGCACGAACATCAGCCCAAAAAGCAGACCTTTTACCGTTAGCGCGCGCCCATACACGGTCTCCAGAAGCGCCTCGCCGGATGGAATATGCTGGATCGCTGCGAATAACCCGCCGGCTGCCAGCAGCATGACGTAGAAGCGCGCCAGGTTCGAGAAACGGTTTACCGCTCGGCTGACGGGTTTAACTGCCAGCGTCAAATCAGGCCACAGCGCCCCAACCCAGGCGATTAATCCGCCGACCCACAAGGCCGCCGTGATCCGATGAACCATATCGTTGATGAGTGCATCAATCGTGCCGAGCGAACGGGCATGGCTGACCAGACTCGGGAAGACCGCCATGCCGATGCCTAAGCCGAACAGTGCCCCCCACAGCGCGGGGCGGCTTCTCGCCGCGAAGAGGGTGAAACCGAAGATGCCCCACACCACTAACCGCCCCAACCAAATGGGACCATAACTACTCTCGGCGAGCAATCGAATTACGCTGCCGTCGGTGATTGAACCTGCCAGCGTGGTTCCGGTCAGGTTGGCGGACTGGGCAAGCAGCCCCAGCACGAGTCCCGCACCCGCCGTGTACCAACCCGTACGCATCAGCCTCAGGAATCGGAGGTCGCGCACGGGCAGCCCCTGTGACCTTCCCGGGCGCCAGACCGTGAACGCGAACACCAGGACGCCTAACGTCAGCGCGGTGCCGAGCATGTCGAGCACGCGCGCGCCGGCTGATTCAGGCCGGATCGTCTCATCTATGATCTGCGTCGAACGTGTTCCAGCCGCCATCCCGATGCCGAACGCAAAATGACCTTGTGTGTTGTGGCCGTCGGCTGTACTGAATACCCGCCAGCTCACGGTATAGATGCCTTCAGGCAGGTCGTCCGTCACGTCAAGGCTGAGCGTGAAAGGGTCGGATGGATCGACTATCCCGCCGTGAAGCAGTTCTGTACCGGCGAGGTCGATGACGCGAATAGTGCTGAACGACTGTTCAATGGGTTCGCTGAATCTGAGGCGGATGGCCTCCGGTGCCGTACTTACTTGCGCGTTTGCTCCCGGATCGGACTCGATCAGGTATGCATGGGCGCGTACAGGAGCACCAGGAGCCAGGAAAAGCAGCGCGAAAAGCAAGATCCGAAGACGCATGAGACTCACTAACACGTAGTAGACTGAACTGCGGGGTGCAGGCAGGTGACGCCCGCAGGCACGCATGTTTTAATAATAGCAGGGCGAAGTGACGACATACCCCTGTCACTTGTAATCTCTTCCCTAAAACTCAGTTTCCAGTTTTGCGCTAAACGATATAAGAGCCTGGCCGCTCTAGGGCGTCGAGGCCGGTTGACCCCAAATTCAAGCGCGATTCCGTGCGTTTCGCTGCCGCAAGCTCGAATTCCGGGCCTGCCCAGCACGGCCAAATCCGGTTCAAAACCACAGAATAAAGGGTTGCGTAAACCCCCTCGGAAGTGGGGGACAGGAATTTGCAGCGCGTTACACGCCGATGTATAATGCCGCCTAGCCTCCGCTCTATTACACGGACTATTTTCGTGCGTATTTTGCCTGATGGACGCGGTGCATAGCGGATGCCCTCGACATTAGGCGTGTCGGACTGCTCAAACCGGACTTTCCGGTAGGCGCAGATGTCGCCGAAGCTCACACACTAGGGAACGAGCATGACCAACGAGATCGATCAGCCGATAGACGCCTCCAACGCGGAAGATTCTGCTCCTGAGGTTCACGAAGCAGAAGCAGCATCGGCGCAGCCCATCACCCCTGAACCTGAAACGGCTGAAGCGACTGCCGCCGCATCCGACTCCGAACCTGCCCCCGAGGCGCCTGAAGCTGCACCGGCCAAGCCTGCAAAATCCGGGCCACCCAGCCGGTTCACCCGTGGGGATCTTGTCGGCGGCAAGTTGATCTCAAAGTCCCCCCTCGCAATCACCTTTGATCTTGGCGAAGGTACGGTTGGCGAGATCATGAGCCGTGAACTGGAACGTCTCGCTCCGAATCAGTTATCTGAACTTGAAGAGGGTGGCGAATACACGATCTTTATCGTTAATCCGAGCAACCACGAGGGCAAAACCCTCGTCTCCCTCAATCGCGCTGGCGAAGAAATCGACTGGCGCCGGGCAGAAGAATACCGCGCCAACCAGACCGTCTTTGACGGGGTGGTGGCCGGGTTCAACAAGGGCGGACTGATCG
Proteins encoded in this window:
- a CDS encoding class I SAM-dependent methyltransferase: MSARDRAKWNQTYKSKADTPYPRPDMLLLDYTPAPREGANRALDLAGGRGQNGLWLATQGYTVDIIDISRVALDQAQQEMAARGIRKVNLLSMDLDTTPLEPAAYDVVCIFRFLNRRLLGEIAESIKQGGRIIYETYTLQYLDEKPDFNPDFCLLGNELASAFDGWRILLNTEGGPVAQFVAIKP
- a CDS encoding SH3 domain-containing protein, which produces MLKRLVLFALTLAAFGAFGLVATQPVQAQAFYGSNWTGEYFNNPTFTPPVAFTQVDAQINYNYGGAGPTNAAAPAFPVDNFSVRWTGTQQIPASGNYQFTVVREDDVRVTVNGVVLINFLNQDLSGSGPVSGTLALSAGTATIVVEYIARTGNASIIFYYQLVTGNPTNPGVFFTPTTTLTASRTPLPAIPPGAITATVIKASILNTRDAPSTGGRKLGQILRGETYAVLGRDADARWFLLQLGGYQAWAYGYYLYINGNEFTPPITSPFGTLGVPGGYADTGVVAQSTATLVLRDIPSVAGTQIGRVTWGSFLPVVGRTGDGFWYQVAWKGTIGWVYSPFTDIIQGDINVVPVR
- a CDS encoding copper resistance protein CopC, with amino-acid sequence MRLRILLFALLFLAPGAPVRAHAYLIESDPGANAQVSTAPEAIRLRFSEPIEQSFSTIRVIDLAGTELLHGGIVDPSDPFTLSLDVTDDLPEGIYTVSWRVFSTADGHNTQGHFAFGIGMAAGTRSTQIIDETIRPESAGARVLDMLGTALTLGVLVFAFTVWRPGRSQGLPVRDLRFLRLMRTGWYTAGAGLVLGLLAQSANLTGTTLAGSITDGSVIRLLAESSYGPIWLGRLVVWGIFGFTLFAARSRPALWGALFGLGIGMAVFPSLVSHARSLGTIDALINDMVHRITAALWVGGLIAWVGALWPDLTLAVKPVSRAVNRFSNLARFYVMLLAAGGLFAAIQHIPSGEALLETVYGRALTVKGLLFGLMFVLAAFNLLVVERRLRRGVEAWIPVLRISVSAEMMLGAVLMLMSAVMASTVPSRDVLTLRTQTERLITAGEGVPFFGMEIQDPVMLHFEIYPGIAGENEFIVSPYSLPETEPIVDATRVWLQFTHQDLGTSELVVEPDGSGNYIAMGENLSIPGEWQIRITLERPGETDTILDFDVTIPLP